GATTCCCGCGGGCGTCTTCTTCTCCTCTGCCGGGGCGGTGCAAGACATGGTCGCGTCGGAGACGGCCACCATCGTCCTGGACGACGGCGATTGGAAGGAGCTTGTTGTGCAGGCCTGCTGCGCGGACCGGGGGGCGGAGATCCCGGGAGCGGGCGACCTGTTCGTCGTGCGGAGCGCGCCGGCCGGATCGGACCTCACTCGCCTGATGGGCGTCCTCTCGGGGAGCAATGTCACCTTCGCGACGAAGCAGGCCGCGGTTTGGATCGTCACCGACGATGCAACCTACTCGCAGCTCGGAACGCTGCTCTCCGGCCACTTCGGTGGATTCGGTGGAGTCAGGGCGATCGGCCCGAACGAGGCCGTCGGCGCGATGCGCCTTTGCAGCCGGGCCGGCATCGACATCAGGAGGAAGGCGATTTGGGGAGACAGGCAGTCACTCCTCGACTCGGTCGCTGACCAGGCGCTCAAGAGCTGGCTCCAGGAGAAGGACCGCGAGAGCGTCGGGACGTAGCGCCAAGCTAACCGACCCGCAGCGCGTCGGCGATCCGGGCCGCCCGCACGGCGGCCCGGACGTCGTGCACCCGAATCCAGTGGGCGCCCGCCAGGATCGCGCCGGCGAAGGAAGCGAGAGACGCCTCGAGGCGCTCCTGCGGGGGCAGTCCGTCGAGCAGGGCGCCGAGGAAGCTCTTGCGTGATGTGCCGATCAGGATCCCGGCCCCGATGCCGGTGAAGACAGAGACGTTACGAAGCAGACTGACGTTCTGTTCGCGGGTTTTCCCGAATCCGATCCCCGGATCGACGAGGATCCGCTCGCGGGGTACGCCCGCGCGCTCCGCAACACCGGCCGAGGCCGCGAGCGAGGACCGGATCTCGCCGAGCAGGTCCTCGTAGCGGGGATCGACCTGCATCGTCCTCGGCTCGCCCTTCATGTGCATCAGAAGGAGCCCTGCCCCGCTCTTGGCCGCGATCTCGGCGATCTCAGGCCCCGCTCTCAGCCCCGAGACATCGTTGATCACCGATGCTCCGCTCTCCACGGCGCGGCGGGCGATCTCGGGCTTTGTAGTGTCCACGCTCACCGGAAGCGGATACCCGTCGCGGGTCGCAACGCGCAGCGCCGGCTCGATCCTCCTCCACTCCTCCTCGACGTCGATAGGCGTGGCGCCGGGCCGGGTGCTCTCGCCTCCGATGTCGATGAGATCGGCTCCCTCCTCCGCTATCTGCCACACGCGGCGCTCGACGGCGTCCTCCATCATCCAGGCGCCGCCGTCGTAGAAGGAGTCGGGCGTGGCGTTCAGGATCCCCATGACGCGCGTGACATCGCCGAGATTCCATGCATGCGAGCCCGCACGGAAGATCGATGTTTCCCGGATCGGCCAGGCGACCGGGATCGACACGGTCTCCTTCACGGCGTCTCGGGGGCGGGGCGCGGAATCTGACCGAGGGCGGGATCGGTTCCGCTCTGACGCGCCGGCGCCTTGGCCGCCGCATCATCCGCGGTCGCCGGAGCCGGCGGCTCATCTGCATTCATGGGCGGCAGACCCTTTCCGGTCAGGATGGCGTCGATCTCCTCGCGATCGAGGATCTCTCGCTCGAGCAGCGCTCCCGCCAGGGCGTGCAGCTTGTCGATGTTCTCCCGCAGGATCGTCCTCGCCCGGTCGTAGGCCCCTTGCACGATCTCGTGGACCTCCTCGTCGATGATCTCGGCCGTCCGCTCGCTGTAGTCCTTGTGCTCGGTGATCTCGCGTCCGAGGAAGATCAGATCCTGCTTCTTTCCGAACTGTAGCGGGCCGAGCCTCTCGCTCATGCCCCACTCGCAGACCATCTTGCGGGCCAGCCCGGTCACGGTATGGATGTCGCTCGCCGCGCCGTTCGTGATCTTGCCGAAGACGATCTCCTCCGCGGCGCGACCCCCCATCATCGCCGTCATCGTGGCGATGAAGTAGTCGAGCGTGCGCGTGTAGGAGTCCTTCTCGGGCAGGAAGTGGGTGACCCCGAGCGCGCGGCCGCGCGGAATCACTGTGACCTTGTGGATCGGATCGGCCTCGGGGAGCATCCAGCCGACCAGCGCGTGACCCGACTCGTGATAGGCCGTCGTCCGCTTCTCCTCATCGCTCAGGATGAGGCTCTTGCGCTCGGCCCCCATCATCACCCGGTCCTTCGCGTCCTCGAAGTCGGCCATCGTGATCCGCCGCCTGCTGCGGCGGGCCGCCAGAAGCGCCGCCTCGTTCACGAGATTCGCAAGGTCGGCTCCCGCCATCCCGGGCGTTCCGCGAGCCAGCGACTGGAGGCTCACGTCCTCCGCGACCGGCTTGTTCCTCATGTGGACCTTGAGGATTCCCTCGCGCCCGCGGACATCGGGCAGATCGACGACGATCTGCCGATCGAATCGGCCGGGCCGCAGGAGAGCCGGATCGAGGACATCGGGACGGTTCGTAGCGGCGATCAAAATCACGCCGTCGTTCGACTCGAAGCCGTCCATCTCGACGAGGAGCTGATTCAGGGTCTGCTCACGCTCGTCGTGGCCGCCTCCCATGCCCGCTCCGCGGTGGCGCCCGACCGCGTCGATCTCGTCGATGAAGATGATGCACGGGGCGTTGCGCTTCCCCTGATCGAAGAGATCGCGGACGCGGCTCGCGCCGACGCCGACGAACATCTCCA
The Candidatus Eisenbacteria bacterium DNA segment above includes these coding regions:
- the folP gene encoding dihydropteroate synthase, which encodes MGILNATPDSFYDGGAWMMEDAVERRVWQIAEEGADLIDIGGESTRPGATPIDVEEEWRRIEPALRVATRDGYPLPVSVDTTKPEIARRAVESGASVINDVSGLRAGPEIAEIAAKSGAGLLLMHMKGEPRTMQVDPRYEDLLGEIRSSLAASAGVAERAGVPRERILVDPGIGFGKTREQNVSLLRNVSVFTGIGAGILIGTSRKSFLGALLDGLPPQERLEASLASFAGAILAGAHWIRVHDVRAAVRAARIADALRVG
- the hflB gene encoding ATP-dependent zinc metalloprotease FtsH, with the translated sequence LFIRQMQAGGSAALKFGKSRAKLSGESQVKVTFADVAGADEAKEELQEIIEFLRDPKRFQVLGGRIPKGALLLGPPGTGKTLLAKAIAGEAGVPFFSMSGSDFVEMFVGVGASRVRDLFDQGKRNAPCIIFIDEIDAVGRHRGAGMGGGHDEREQTLNQLLVEMDGFESNDGVILIAATNRPDVLDPALLRPGRFDRQIVVDLPDVRGREGILKVHMRNKPVAEDVSLQSLARGTPGMAGADLANLVNEAALLAARRSRRRITMADFEDAKDRVMMGAERKSLILSDEEKRTTAYHESGHALVGWMLPEADPIHKVTVIPRGRALGVTHFLPEKDSYTRTLDYFIATMTAMMGGRAAEEIVFGKITNGAASDIHTVTGLARKMVCEWGMSERLGPLQFGKKQDLIFLGREITEHKDYSERTAEIIDEEVHEIVQGAYDRARTILRENIDKLHALAGALLEREILDREEIDAILTGKGLPPMNADEPPAPATADDAAAKAPARQSGTDPALGQIPRPAPETP